The following proteins come from a genomic window of Sulfitobacter indolifex:
- a CDS encoding phage holin family protein, producing the protein MQHLRGTVRRAARTAMLSAGAAIFLLIGLLFLTLAAWLYLVTVTTTLTAALILGAAYFGVGFLLLALAGADGNASRQPQQQEAPVSTEHDGLKNLVMAFLAGITAGQKARR; encoded by the coding sequence ATGCAACATCTGCGCGGGACCGTTCGCCGCGCAGCGCGTACCGCCATGCTAAGCGCGGGCGCTGCGATCTTTTTGTTGATCGGGCTTTTGTTCCTGACGCTCGCGGCATGGCTCTACCTCGTCACCGTGACCACAACCCTGACCGCCGCGCTGATCCTTGGCGCGGCCTATTTTGGCGTTGGTTTTCTGTTGCTTGCACTCGCCGGCGCAGACGGCAACGCCTCGCGTCAACCGCAGCAGCAAGAAGCGCCAGTTTCAACCGAACATGACGGGCTAAAAAATCTGGTTATGGCATTTCTTGCTGGCATAACTGCTGGTCAGAAAGCGCGGCGTTAA
- a CDS encoding DUF883 family protein, whose amino-acid sequence MAKTTTAAAKELTIDDLSSQIDLLKKDIASLTETLGDYGKAKSDEMRDNARAAANDFAETGRAKAMEAQKQAEEFLQAQPGTALGIAAGIGFLVGIVTARR is encoded by the coding sequence ATGGCCAAGACCACAACTGCTGCGGCAAAAGAGCTGACAATCGACGATCTGTCGTCGCAGATTGACCTGCTCAAAAAAGACATCGCTTCGCTGACCGAAACCTTGGGCGACTACGGCAAAGCCAAGTCGGATGAGATGCGTGACAACGCCCGCGCCGCAGCCAATGATTTTGCCGAAACGGGCCGCGCCAAGGCGATGGAAGCCCAAAAGCAGGCCGAAGAATTTTTGCAGGCTCAGCCGGGCACAGCATTGGGCATTGCGGCGGGTATTGGTTTTCTCGTCGGTATCGTGACGGCACGCCGCTAA
- a CDS encoding Crp/Fnr family transcriptional regulator, whose translation MTTQCRYCPLQRKDAFIPMSKEELSFMEKFKSGELTVEPGTPILLEGSNAPQLYTALTGMGIRDKTLENGNRQVISFVFPGDFIGLQAGIMGEMGHSVEARTHMRLCVFNRSEFWNFFKSHPERAFDITWLAAIEEHFMGEVLATIGQRTAIQAIAWAMVKIFERGQSLGMVTHNQMPLPYSQRDLADALGLSVVHTNKTLGALKERQLLSWSDRVLQINNLAALAKVGMTSLEGRQKRPLL comes from the coding sequence ATGACGACCCAATGCCGCTATTGCCCCCTACAACGCAAAGATGCGTTCATCCCGATGTCGAAAGAAGAGCTGAGCTTCATGGAGAAGTTCAAGTCCGGCGAACTGACCGTTGAGCCCGGCACGCCGATCCTACTGGAGGGATCGAACGCACCCCAGCTTTATACCGCCCTTACGGGTATGGGCATCCGCGACAAGACGTTGGAAAACGGCAATCGTCAGGTCATTAGTTTTGTTTTTCCCGGTGATTTCATTGGTTTGCAGGCGGGCATTATGGGTGAAATGGGCCATTCGGTTGAGGCCCGCACCCATATGCGACTGTGCGTCTTCAACCGCAGCGAGTTTTGGAATTTCTTCAAATCCCACCCCGAACGCGCCTTTGACATCACATGGCTTGCCGCCATCGAAGAGCACTTCATGGGCGAAGTCCTTGCCACCATCGGTCAGCGCACCGCGATACAGGCCATCGCTTGGGCGATGGTCAAGATTTTTGAACGCGGGCAATCGCTGGGCATGGTGACTCACAATCAGATGCCGTTGCCTTACTCGCAACGCGATCTGGCCGATGCCCTTGGGCTTTCAGTGGTTCATACCAACAAAACGCTCGGCGCACTGAAGGAACGGCAGTTGCTATCGTGGTCCGACAGGGTATTGCAGATTAACAACCTTGCCGCCTTGGCGAAGGTCGGTATGACCTCCCTAGAGGGCCGTCAGAAGCGACCCTTGTTGTAA
- a CDS encoding formate/nitrite transporter family protein: MAPLIQNKPPHSAVQEEAEERSVSEAAALSPKLIYEVIRREGRDELNRTNRSLIWSGISAGMLISLSVLGEAIFRTYLPDANWRFLVENLGYSLGFIAVIMGRMQLFTENTITTVLPLMQERSWHIFGSLLRLWGVVLGANVIGAFAAAALFVYTPAIPAEILPAIISLSDHATGMAPAEGFWRGIPAGVIVALIVWMLPEADEAAFFLILTFTWLIAAGDFTHIVAGSVEMATLILHGGLGINQAIFGFFLPVLVGNIIGGTLVFTLVAWGQVRDDVEDT; the protein is encoded by the coding sequence ATGGCCCCACTGATCCAGAACAAGCCCCCTCATTCCGCCGTACAGGAGGAGGCTGAAGAACGTTCGGTCAGTGAGGCGGCGGCGCTTTCACCTAAGCTGATCTATGAGGTGATCCGGCGCGAAGGGCGTGATGAATTGAACCGCACCAACCGGTCGCTGATCTGGTCGGGAATATCTGCTGGGATGCTGATCAGCCTCTCGGTTTTGGGGGAGGCGATCTTTCGGACGTATTTGCCCGATGCAAACTGGCGGTTTCTGGTGGAGAACCTTGGCTATTCGCTGGGGTTCATCGCAGTGATCATGGGACGGATGCAATTATTTACTGAAAATACGATTACCACTGTCTTGCCGCTGATGCAGGAACGCAGCTGGCATATCTTTGGCAGTCTTTTGCGGCTTTGGGGGGTGGTTTTGGGGGCCAATGTGATCGGCGCTTTTGCGGCGGCGGCACTGTTTGTCTATACGCCCGCCATCCCTGCCGAGATTTTGCCCGCCATCATCAGTCTGTCGGACCATGCCACCGGCATGGCCCCAGCAGAAGGGTTTTGGCGCGGGATTCCTGCGGGCGTGATTGTCGCGCTGATTGTTTGGATGCTGCCCGAGGCAGATGAAGCGGCGTTTTTTCTGATTTTAACATTCACATGGCTTATCGCGGCGGGGGACTTCACACATATCGTCGCAGGCTCCGTTGAGATGGCGACACTGATCTTGCATGGCGGTTTGGGCATCAATCAGGCGATCTTTGGCTTCTTCCTGCCGGTGCTTGTTGGCAACATCATCGGCGGCACGTTGGTCTTTACCCTTGTCGCTTGGGGTCAGGTCCGCGACGATGTGGAGGATACATAA
- a CDS encoding NepR family anti-sigma factor — translation MPEVMLVNSGNKDERERVIDDNLKRVFDETLDEGIPDRFKDLLQKLKQQDSEKGTS, via the coding sequence ATGCCAGAGGTGATGCTAGTGAATTCAGGAAACAAGGACGAGCGCGAGCGCGTTATCGACGACAACCTCAAGCGTGTCTTCGATGAGACGCTCGACGAAGGCATCCCTGACCGTTTCAAGGATCTGCTGCAAAAGCTAAAGCAACAGGATTCAGAAAAAGGAACGTCATAA
- a CDS encoding sensor histidine kinase yields the protein MRGLTIRILLFLSLALLPIGLIAVVQTRQIADQSRQSAELSLIAVTEQASAAERRVIQEAFGAAEALTSIVRLRRDDPQECTAFLKEYKQASDIYSLVGFIGLDGRMTCSSTGQDHDFSEDKNFQSLLKAPVRRAMPVLQGSVSNQVVTLINAPVYEKRELIGFMALSIPEDAINAIREPKGKHSSVAMMTINKMGHILTTENGLEVAKNEYPSDVALSLLTTKEPNVFLSHNLNDEERAYAIVPIVPDTVFALSVWPIDTPFLDTGVSTRLSALLPIVMWLASLIVAFWALNRLAINHIRKLGRQMRRFALNRTLPRGTLGPSVPTELVEMESAFVGMAESILRDEATLEDSLRQKNILLKEVHHRVKNNLQLISSIMNMQIRQAKSEDARFVLRRLQDRILSLATVHKNLYQNDDLVRVNASELLREIVAQLLSVGLASGSGVKVDQSFETIEIDADDAAPLTLLVSEALTNALKYVSTVEHGKGFISLKLIHTGPEQAMLEVRNTIGNPEEVKSGTGLGSRLILAFTRQLNGQVEVETTDGVYQIRVNFPVPTDSKMVYDY from the coding sequence ATGCGTGGGCTGACGATCCGTATTCTGCTGTTTCTGTCACTCGCGCTTTTGCCCATTGGGTTAATTGCGGTTGTGCAGACGCGGCAGATTGCGGATCAAAGCCGTCAGAGCGCGGAATTGTCGTTGATCGCCGTGACTGAACAAGCCTCTGCCGCCGAACGTCGGGTGATCCAAGAAGCCTTTGGTGCTGCAGAGGCATTGACCTCTATCGTTCGCCTTCGCCGCGATGATCCCCAAGAGTGCACGGCGTTCCTTAAAGAATACAAACAGGCCTCTGACATCTATTCGCTCGTCGGTTTCATCGGGCTTGATGGGCGTATGACCTGCTCTTCCACAGGGCAGGACCATGATTTTTCCGAAGACAAAAACTTTCAATCGCTGCTAAAGGCGCCAGTCCGTCGCGCCATGCCGGTGCTGCAGGGGTCGGTCAGCAATCAGGTGGTCACGCTCATCAATGCGCCGGTCTATGAAAAACGCGAGTTGATTGGCTTTATGGCGCTGAGCATTCCAGAAGACGCCATTAACGCAATCCGCGAACCCAAAGGCAAACACAGCAGTGTTGCGATGATGACGATCAATAAAATGGGTCACATCCTCACCACGGAAAACGGGCTAGAGGTGGCGAAAAATGAATATCCCAGCGATGTTGCCCTCTCTTTGTTGACCACCAAGGAACCGAATGTCTTCCTGTCGCACAATCTCAATGACGAAGAGCGCGCCTATGCGATTGTTCCGATCGTGCCTGATACGGTCTTCGCGTTAAGCGTTTGGCCTATCGACACACCGTTTCTCGATACCGGAGTTTCAACGCGGCTAAGTGCACTTTTGCCTATCGTCATGTGGCTGGCCAGCCTCATCGTGGCATTCTGGGCGCTGAACCGACTGGCAATTAATCATATTCGCAAACTTGGGCGCCAGATGCGCAGATTTGCGTTGAACCGCACCCTGCCCCGCGGAACGCTTGGTCCTTCGGTGCCTACCGAACTGGTTGAAATGGAGTCAGCCTTTGTCGGTATGGCGGAATCGATTCTGCGGGATGAGGCGACGTTGGAAGACAGCCTTCGGCAGAAGAACATCCTGCTAAAAGAGGTTCATCACCGCGTCAAAAACAACCTGCAGCTTATCTCATCGATCATGAACATGCAGATCCGTCAGGCCAAAAGCGAAGACGCACGGTTTGTCCTGCGCCGCCTGCAAGACCGGATCCTCAGCCTCGCCACTGTCCACAAGAACCTTTATCAAAACGATGATCTGGTGCGGGTTAACGCGAGCGAATTGCTGCGCGAAATCGTGGCGCAATTGCTTTCCGTGGGGCTCGCCTCCGGCTCTGGTGTAAAGGTTGATCAGTCTTTTGAGACCATTGAGATTGACGCCGACGATGCCGCCCCTTTGACGCTTCTGGTTTCCGAAGCACTTACCAATGCGCTTAAATACGTCTCCACAGTTGAACACGGCAAAGGCTTCATTTCGCTTAAACTCATCCATACCGGGCCGGAACAAGCGATGCTTGAGGTGCGCAACACGATCGGCAACCCTGAAGAAGTTAAATCAGGCACGGGGCTGGGATCGCGGCTGATCCTTGCCTTCACCCGGCAACTTAATGGACAGGTTGAAGTTGAAACCACGGACGGTGTTTACCAAATTCGCGTAAATTTCCCGGTCCCGACAGACAGCAAGATGGTCTACGACTACTGA
- a CDS encoding RNA polymerase sigma factor: MTRPDPRDELVEHLPAMRAFAISLTRNGATADDMVQDTLVKAWTNIEKFQVGTNMRAWLFTILRNTYYSSRRKAKREVSDVDGVLTEGLAEKPAHDGHMQMTDFRKALALLKDEQREALLLVGASGFSYEEAADMCGVAVGTIKSRTNRARARLAELLGHHDNESLEMTDDATMSVLSSSKVSSF, encoded by the coding sequence ATGACCCGTCCCGATCCGCGCGACGAGCTGGTAGAGCATCTGCCGGCCATGCGGGCTTTTGCCATCAGCCTCACCCGCAACGGTGCCACGGCAGACGACATGGTTCAGGACACTCTGGTCAAAGCCTGGACGAACATTGAGAAGTTCCAAGTTGGTACGAACATGCGTGCTTGGTTGTTCACGATCCTGCGTAACACCTATTATTCCTCTCGTCGCAAAGCCAAACGCGAAGTATCTGATGTTGATGGCGTGCTAACCGAAGGTTTGGCTGAAAAGCCCGCCCATGATGGCCACATGCAGATGACCGATTTTCGTAAGGCGCTTGCCCTGTTGAAAGATGAACAACGCGAAGCTTTGTTGCTGGTGGGGGCTTCTGGCTTCTCCTACGAGGAAGCGGCGGATATGTGCGGTGTAGCCGTTGGTACCATAAAAAGTCGTACAAACAGGGCCCGCGCGCGCCTTGCAGAACTGCTTGGCCATCATGACAATGAATCTCTTGAGATGACCGACGACGCGACCATGTCCGTTCTATCTTCCTCTAAAGTTTCTTCCTTCTAA
- a CDS encoding acetylornithine deacetylase/succinyl-diaminopimelate desuccinylase family protein: protein MNSKTSSAIEAKRDDLIALTQDLIRIPTLNPPGQDYRAICEYLDRRLSAHGFETQMIRAFGTPGDSEKYPRWNIIARREGVRGGDCVHFNSHTDVVEVGAGWTFDPFGAEISDGKIYGRGTCDMKGGLAASIIAAEAFIETHPDFEGAIEISGTADEESGGYGGVAYLAEQGFFNPEKVQHVIIPEPLHKDRICLGHRGGWWAEIETKGEIAHGSMPFLGDCAVRHMGAVLNEFENKLFPAMAARRTDMPVVPEGARSSTMNINSIHGGQAEQADDFDGLPAHCVPDSCRIVIDRRFLAEEPLDQVRSEVTDLLEGLRASRLDFDYELTELNAVLPSMTDREAPVVQTVSQAIQDVMGKAPEYVASPGTYDQKHIDRIGKLKNCIAYGPGLLELAHKPDEYIGIDDMVDSAKVMAAALESLLLPKA, encoded by the coding sequence ATGAATAGCAAGACTTCCTCCGCCATTGAGGCCAAGCGCGACGACCTGATCGCCCTGACCCAAGACCTGATCCGCATCCCGACGTTGAACCCGCCGGGGCAGGATTACCGCGCCATTTGCGAATACCTTGATCGCCGCCTGTCGGCACATGGGTTCGAGACACAGATGATCCGCGCCTTTGGTACGCCGGGCGACAGCGAAAAATACCCTCGCTGGAACATCATTGCGCGCCGCGAAGGTGTGCGGGGCGGTGATTGCGTGCACTTTAACAGCCATACCGATGTCGTTGAAGTCGGCGCAGGCTGGACCTTCGACCCCTTCGGCGCAGAAATTTCCGACGGTAAAATCTATGGCCGTGGCACCTGTGACATGAAGGGTGGTCTGGCCGCATCGATCATCGCCGCCGAAGCCTTTATCGAAACGCACCCGGACTTCGAAGGCGCGATTGAAATTTCCGGCACCGCCGATGAGGAATCCGGCGGCTATGGCGGTGTCGCTTATCTAGCTGAACAAGGTTTTTTTAACCCCGAAAAGGTCCAGCACGTCATCATCCCCGAACCCCTGCACAAAGACCGCATCTGCCTAGGCCACCGCGGCGGCTGGTGGGCAGAGATCGAAACCAAGGGCGAAATCGCTCACGGCTCCATGCCGTTCCTTGGGGATTGTGCCGTGCGTCACATGGGCGCGGTCCTAAACGAGTTCGAGAACAAACTTTTCCCGGCAATGGCCGCCCGCCGTACGGACATGCCTGTGGTCCCCGAAGGGGCCCGGTCCTCCACCATGAACATCAACTCGATCCACGGCGGCCAGGCCGAACAGGCCGATGACTTTGACGGGCTGCCCGCCCACTGCGTACCGGATTCCTGCCGCATCGTGATCGACCGACGGTTCCTGGCCGAAGAGCCATTGGATCAAGTGCGCAGCGAAGTGACCGACTTACTCGAAGGGCTGCGCGCCAGCCGCTTGGATTTCGATTATGAGCTGACCGAGCTAAACGCGGTGCTGCCGTCAATGACCGACCGCGAAGCGCCAGTGGTGCAAACGGTGTCCCAAGCGATCCAAGATGTGATGGGCAAAGCGCCGGAATATGTCGCCTCGCCCGGCACTTATGACCAAAAGCACATTGACCGGATCGGCAAGCTGAAAAACTGTATCGCCTATGGCCCCGGCCTACTGGAACTGGCGCATAAACCTGACGAATACATCGGCATCGACGACATGGTGGATTCCGCCAAAGTCATGGCCGCCGCCCTGGAATCGCTCCTACTTCCCAAAGCCTAA
- a CDS encoding cupin domain-containing protein — MNVGDKLRAIRKKHGLSQRELAAKAGLTNGTISLIEKNRTSPSVASLKSLLDAIPISMAEFFSILEEDDSAKVFYRAQELTEISPSHQGGVSLRQLGNAAQHALQVLHETYEPGADTGPEFLHHDGEEAGVVVRGSIEVTVDGAISVLQTGDGYLFDSRLPHRFRNVGDELCEIVSACTPPSF; from the coding sequence TTGAACGTCGGCGATAAACTTAGAGCGATCCGGAAAAAGCATGGGTTGTCCCAGCGTGAGCTTGCCGCCAAGGCCGGGCTTACCAATGGCACGATATCGCTGATCGAGAAAAACCGCACCAGCCCCTCGGTCGCGTCGCTCAAGAGCCTGTTGGACGCGATTCCCATCAGTATGGCAGAGTTTTTCTCGATTTTAGAGGAGGACGACAGCGCCAAGGTGTTCTACCGCGCGCAAGAGTTGACTGAGATTTCGCCCAGCCATCAGGGGGGCGTTTCTTTGCGCCAGCTGGGCAATGCGGCGCAGCACGCGCTTCAGGTTCTGCATGAGACCTATGAGCCCGGCGCGGATACCGGGCCAGAGTTTCTGCATCATGACGGTGAAGAAGCCGGGGTGGTCGTGCGGGGCAGTATCGAAGTGACAGTTGATGGCGCGATAAGTGTGCTGCAAACCGGGGATGGGTATTTATTCGACAGTCGCCTGCCGCATAGATTTCGTAATGTCGGGGACGAGCTGTGTGAGATCGTTAGCGCCTGCACCCCGCCGAGTTTTTGA
- a CDS encoding response regulator: protein MNDATQKTSISDELGANIPYLRRFARAMTGSQTSGDTFAAAALEAILVDRSVLDGVDTKTGLFRVLYGIWASAGAPVEEGESGPRAKAQRHLSSLTNNSREALLLHTIEGFSYGEIAKIIGVDEDEADELIQIAHREMADSTSGSVMIIEDEAIIAMDIESIVAEMGHRVTGIARTRDEAVKLGKADVPDLILADIQLADNSSGIDAVNDLLNELGMRPVIFITAFPERLLTGDKPEPAFLISKPYSVDQVVSAVSQAMFFSSTETLNA from the coding sequence ATGAACGATGCGACACAAAAGACCAGCATCAGCGATGAACTGGGTGCCAACATCCCCTACCTTCGCCGGTTCGCGCGGGCGATGACGGGCAGCCAGACCAGTGGTGACACGTTCGCCGCGGCGGCGCTGGAAGCCATCTTGGTTGATCGCTCGGTGCTCGATGGGGTGGACACAAAGACGGGTCTTTTCAGAGTTTTGTACGGAATTTGGGCCAGCGCAGGCGCACCCGTGGAAGAGGGCGAAAGCGGCCCTCGCGCCAAGGCGCAGCGCCACCTCTCAAGCCTGACCAACAACAGCCGTGAAGCGCTTTTGCTGCACACGATCGAGGGGTTTTCATACGGCGAGATCGCGAAAATCATCGGTGTAGATGAAGACGAAGCTGACGAGTTGATCCAGATTGCCCACCGCGAGATGGCCGACAGCACCTCGGGTTCGGTGATGATTATCGAAGACGAAGCGATCATCGCGATGGATATTGAATCAATCGTTGCAGAAATGGGCCACCGCGTCACCGGCATCGCGCGCACACGTGATGAGGCTGTGAAGCTTGGCAAGGCGGACGTACCTGACCTTATTCTTGCGGACATCCAGCTGGCCGACAATTCATCCGGCATTGATGCGGTGAATGACCTGTTGAACGAACTTGGGATGCGCCCCGTGATCTTTATCACCGCCTTCCCCGAGCGTTTGCTGACAGGCGACAAGCCAGAGCCGGCCTTCTTGATCTCAAAGCCCTACTCGGTGGATCAGGTTGTATCGGCGGTGTCACAGGCGATGTTCTTTTCCTCCACAGAAACGCTCAACGCTTAA
- a CDS encoding YihY/virulence factor BrkB family protein, with product MVLRRPPTRPAIYWDAFKASLKQAASDNLALISAGVAFFAMLSLFPALAALIALLGLISDPVVVIAQLEDVRGLLPDDVYDIINTQVTGLVTARADTLGWAGIVSLLVALWSARAGVGAMVIGLNSVYNERNRNAAKHYLHALLLTVSLVAVGIVALLAVVVAPIILAFIPLGPFGNAVADLLRWTVATVVLFAGVGVLYRFGPNRRAARLPWLSSGAILAVLSWAVISIGFSYYVANFGNYNQVYGSIGAVIAMLVWLWISSFLILFGAALNAQVERRTKPDSTIGPAKPRGRRGAEAADTFIEVENE from the coding sequence TTGGTACTGCGCAGACCTCCGACCCGACCGGCGATCTATTGGGATGCCTTTAAGGCCAGCTTGAAGCAAGCGGCGAGCGATAATCTTGCGCTGATCTCGGCCGGGGTGGCGTTTTTCGCGATGTTGTCACTTTTCCCGGCGTTAGCGGCGCTGATCGCGCTTTTGGGGCTGATCTCAGACCCGGTGGTTGTGATAGCCCAGTTGGAAGACGTACGCGGGCTGCTGCCTGACGATGTCTATGACATCATTAATACTCAGGTAACGGGTTTGGTTACCGCGCGGGCGGATACGCTCGGCTGGGCGGGTATCGTTTCCCTGCTGGTGGCGCTTTGGTCAGCGCGCGCAGGGGTCGGCGCGATGGTGATTGGGCTGAACTCTGTCTACAATGAGCGCAACCGCAATGCGGCCAAACACTACCTTCATGCGCTCCTGTTAACGGTCAGCCTTGTGGCTGTCGGGATCGTGGCGCTGCTGGCGGTGGTGGTCGCACCCATCATCCTTGCTTTTATCCCCCTTGGCCCCTTTGGCAACGCTGTGGCTGATCTGCTGCGTTGGACTGTGGCGACTGTGGTGCTCTTCGCCGGTGTTGGGGTGCTTTACCGCTTTGGGCCGAACCGGCGTGCGGCGCGGCTCCCTTGGCTCAGCAGCGGGGCGATTTTGGCCGTACTGTCTTGGGCAGTAATTTCAATTGGGTTTTCTTATTATGTCGCCAATTTTGGCAACTACAATCAGGTTTATGGTTCAATCGGGGCCGTCATTGCGATGCTGGTTTGGCTTTGGATCAGCAGCTTTTTGATCCTGTTCGGAGCCGCGCTTAACGCGCAGGTTGAACGTCGTACAAAGCCAGACAGTACCATCGGACCGGCCAAACCGCGGGGGCGGCGCGGGGCAGAGGCGGCGGACACTTTTATTGAAGTCGAGAATGAATGA
- a CDS encoding Hsp70 family protein, protein MATLGIDFGTSNTAAGIAVDGVPQLIALEAEAQTLPTAVFFDFEAKEMRIGAAASDALLAGAEGRYMRGLKSLLGTRLMRERRVLLGERLDFIDIVARFLATVKSRAEAATGSRFDAVLSGRPVRFHSADGARDAQALTDLREAYGRAGFDHVDFMNEPEAAALANRAALQPGDLGLVVDIGGGTSDFTLFRQRGNDEIDILASHGIRLGGTDFDRWLSIGRVMPQLGMGSEIRHAFGGDTHLAPNAIFNDLATWAKIPFLYGPDTRKAAADLYKFAEHPKRLARLIKVLDEELGHDLAFAVEAGKIRANGAGAEGDAEPVIDVSMLKPRATLPLPRDWMRKRLSKQAEKIGAAAEATLYEAGIEAAAVDRLIFVGGSSLMEVVEAALRARFPRAELHRGAALTAIVEGLALSSAGDKRG, encoded by the coding sequence ATGGCTACGTTGGGGATCGATTTTGGAACGTCCAATACTGCCGCGGGCATTGCAGTGGATGGGGTTCCGCAACTGATCGCGCTGGAGGCCGAAGCGCAGACGCTGCCGACGGCGGTATTTTTTGATTTCGAAGCGAAGGAAATGCGCATCGGGGCTGCCGCCTCAGACGCGCTGCTGGCCGGGGCCGAAGGGCGCTATATGCGCGGGCTGAAAAGCCTGCTTGGCACACGTCTTATGCGGGAACGGCGGGTGCTTTTGGGCGAACGGCTGGATTTTATCGACATCGTCGCGCGATTTCTGGCGACGGTAAAATCACGAGCCGAGGCGGCGACGGGTTCGCGCTTTGATGCGGTGCTTTCAGGTCGTCCGGTGCGCTTTCACTCGGCCGACGGTGCGCGGGATGCCCAAGCCCTGACAGACCTGCGCGAAGCCTATGGCCGGGCCGGGTTTGACCATGTGGACTTCATGAACGAGCCAGAAGCCGCAGCGCTTGCCAATCGTGCGGCCCTGCAACCGGGGGATCTGGGTCTGGTGGTCGATATCGGCGGCGGCACCTCGGATTTCACTCTGTTCCGCCAGCGCGGCAATGATGAGATCGACATTCTGGCCAGCCACGGTATCCGCCTTGGCGGAACCGATTTCGACCGCTGGCTGTCAATCGGACGGGTGATGCCTCAGTTGGGCATGGGCAGCGAAATTCGTCATGCTTTTGGCGGCGACACCCACCTTGCGCCCAATGCAATTTTTAACGATCTGGCAACTTGGGCAAAGATCCCGTTTTTGTATGGGCCTGACACCCGCAAGGCCGCAGCAGATTTGTATAAATTCGCCGAACATCCCAAACGTCTGGCCCGGTTGATCAAAGTGCTCGACGAAGAGCTGGGTCATGACCTCGCCTTTGCCGTCGAGGCGGGTAAGATCCGTGCCAATGGCGCAGGTGCAGAGGGGGACGCGGAACCGGTGATCGACGTGTCGATGCTGAAACCCCGCGCCACGCTTCCGCTGCCGCGTGATTGGATGCGCAAACGGCTTTCCAAACAGGCCGAAAAAATCGGTGCGGCGGCAGAGGCGACATTGTACGAAGCAGGTATTGAAGCCGCGGCGGTGGATCGGTTGATCTTCGTTGGCGGGTCGAGCCTGATGGAAGTGGTCGAAGCAGCCCTGCGCGCGCGTTTCCCGCGGGCGGAACTGCACCGGGGGGCGGCGTTGACGGCGATTGTCGAGGGGTTGGCGCTGAGCAGTGCGGGGGACAAACGCGGGTGA